CTATTATTACGCACTGGAGGCCGGAACAAATTAAAAACTTTTATATTCCCATTCTACCAAAACCCATCCAGCAAAAAATTGCTGACCTAATCTGTAAATCCCACCAAGCCCGTTCAAAAGCAAAAGAATTATTAGAAGAAGCCAAACAAAAAGTAGAGGAATTAATTGAGAAATAAAACAATGCAAAAACAGCCGGTATTAGTGGGGATTGTGCCAAGGAAAAGTCTTTGGCCGAGGATTCAAAAAGAAAGATGGTATCATATTCCAGTTGAATCCGCCCCTAAAAACACTCCTTTAGTAGAGTATTTGGCTTTTTATTTTCCGAAAGTTTTTGGAAAAGAGTGTCAGTATAGAGTAATTTATTATGCAAAAGTTTTGAAAGTTGAGATAACTAAAAGAATTGAGCTTTTTCCAGATGAGTCAGAGCACGAAAGAGCAACGAAAGAATACTTTAAATTTCACCTAGGGCAAATTGATGAGTTACCTAAACCAATTCCAAGTAAAAGATGGAGGAGCATTGTTCATATTCCGACCAGTTTAGAAAAATTATTTACTGCAGAGGAAATAAATGATTTGTATGATACCAGTCCTTTGGAAGAAAAAATGTATTTAGAAATG
The bacterium Unc6 DNA segment above includes these coding regions:
- a CDS encoding restriction endonuclease subunit S, translated to IITHWRPEQIKNFYIPILPKPIQQKIADLICKSHQARSKAKELLEEAKQKVEELIEK